In the genome of Natronorubrum sediminis, one region contains:
- the leuS gene encoding leucine--tRNA ligase, protein MTNHYDHAKVQEFWQYVWERDDVYTLPADAEDPTYVLGMFPYTSGTLHMGHVRNYAITDAYARYRRMRGDDVLHPMGWDAFGLPAENAAFERKTDPRSWTEACIRRMREELETMGFGYDWSREVTTCEPEYYRWNQWLFKRFYEAGLVEYEAASVNWCPDCETVLAAAQVEEREVEQSETSENADGDAASRVTERSETSEGASHNAVSPETERVCWRCETPVNRRELDQWFFTITDYAEELHDGLEALEGWPDGVREIQRNWIGRQEGARITFEVPDADGGEVDVFSTRPETVFGATYLAVSPGHDLARALAETDEEVAEYVESVREKDPSDVGFAGVETDATAINPLTGEELPVYVAGYVLEDVGTGAVMGVPAHNDRDHSFAREHDLPIEQVVVPSTPAAHDSLESGPYTEDGIVEYNGDTEDGYETDYDGLESDVARGRIVDEHDELESDVTYRLRDWLISRQRYWGTPIPVVHCEDCGHVLVPDEELPIELPEFVRTTGNPLEEHDTFHETTCPDCGGPARRETDTMDTFVDSSWYFLRFLSPHLENAPFDTDLADEWLPVDVYVGGEEHAILHLLYTRFFTKALADLDMLERREPITELKSQGTVLYDGEKMSSSKGNVVAPQEYGAETTRLFVLSAAHPEQDFEWTANNVRGAYDLQQNLYGMAAAFVEEGDTRVEREPHDEYVSREIDRTIAAVTEEYDRFRFHRAATEIQELARLLRRYRAYDQPHDECYRRGLLALAALIAPMAPHLGEECWNKLRGDGLVVEADWPTPEHDLENYRLERRLVDTTLADVRDIVETAAIDDPERIELVAAQEWKYDVTRALEDHVDAAGANVEPTSMIDAVLDGDTVAELSVDRERVATFLSAQATRGEQRDDEPSLPATEERAILERSSWLVTDEFDASVVVRQAKADDELATRARPGKPAIRIE, encoded by the coding sequence ATGACGAATCATTACGATCACGCGAAGGTCCAGGAGTTCTGGCAGTACGTCTGGGAACGCGACGATGTCTATACGCTCCCTGCAGACGCCGAGGATCCGACGTACGTCCTCGGAATGTTCCCCTACACCTCCGGGACGCTCCATATGGGACACGTTCGGAACTACGCGATTACCGACGCCTACGCCCGGTACCGGCGAATGCGCGGCGACGACGTACTCCACCCGATGGGGTGGGACGCGTTTGGCCTCCCCGCCGAAAACGCTGCCTTCGAGCGGAAGACCGACCCGCGCTCCTGGACCGAAGCGTGCATTCGCCGGATGCGCGAGGAACTCGAGACCATGGGCTTTGGCTACGACTGGTCTCGAGAAGTGACCACCTGCGAGCCGGAGTACTACCGATGGAACCAGTGGCTGTTCAAACGCTTCTACGAGGCCGGACTCGTCGAGTACGAAGCGGCCTCCGTCAACTGGTGTCCCGACTGCGAGACGGTTCTCGCCGCGGCCCAGGTGGAAGAGCGCGAAGTCGAACAAAGTGAGACCTCGGAGAATGCGGACGGTGACGCCGCGAGCCGCGTGACCGAACGGAGTGAGACTTCGGAAGGAGCGAGCCACAACGCTGTGAGCCCCGAGACCGAACGCGTCTGCTGGCGCTGTGAAACGCCGGTCAACCGACGCGAACTCGATCAGTGGTTCTTCACGATCACCGACTACGCCGAGGAACTCCACGACGGACTCGAGGCCCTCGAGGGGTGGCCAGACGGCGTTCGCGAGATTCAGCGAAACTGGATCGGGCGACAAGAGGGAGCCAGAATCACGTTCGAGGTTCCAGACGCGGACGGCGGCGAGGTCGACGTCTTTAGCACTCGCCCGGAGACGGTCTTCGGGGCGACGTACCTCGCCGTGTCGCCGGGCCACGATCTAGCGCGAGCGCTCGCCGAAACCGACGAGGAAGTCGCGGAGTACGTCGAGTCGGTCCGCGAGAAAGACCCGAGCGACGTCGGATTCGCCGGCGTCGAAACCGACGCGACGGCGATCAACCCGTTAACCGGCGAGGAACTGCCGGTGTACGTAGCGGGGTACGTCCTCGAGGACGTCGGCACCGGGGCCGTCATGGGCGTTCCCGCCCACAACGACCGAGATCACTCCTTCGCGCGCGAGCACGATCTACCGATCGAACAGGTCGTCGTCCCGTCCACGCCGGCGGCTCACGACAGCCTCGAGAGTGGCCCCTACACCGAAGACGGAATCGTCGAGTACAATGGAGACACCGAAGACGGCTACGAAACGGACTACGACGGCCTCGAGAGCGACGTGGCCCGCGGCCGAATCGTCGACGAACACGATGAACTCGAAAGCGACGTAACGTACCGGCTGCGCGACTGGCTGATCTCCCGCCAGCGTTACTGGGGGACGCCGATTCCAGTCGTCCACTGCGAGGACTGTGGGCACGTGCTCGTTCCCGACGAGGAGCTACCGATCGAGCTTCCCGAATTCGTGCGGACGACGGGGAACCCCCTCGAGGAACACGACACGTTCCACGAGACGACGTGTCCGGACTGTGGCGGACCCGCTCGCCGCGAGACGGACACGATGGACACCTTCGTGGACTCCTCGTGGTACTTCCTGCGATTCCTCTCACCCCACCTCGAGAACGCGCCGTTCGACACCGACCTCGCCGACGAGTGGCTTCCCGTCGACGTCTACGTCGGCGGCGAGGAACACGCCATCCTCCACCTGCTCTACACGCGATTCTTCACGAAGGCGCTGGCGGACCTCGACATGCTCGAGCGCCGCGAACCCATCACGGAACTCAAGAGCCAGGGAACAGTGCTCTACGACGGCGAGAAGATGTCGAGTTCGAAGGGGAACGTCGTCGCGCCCCAGGAGTACGGCGCGGAGACGACGCGGCTGTTCGTTCTCTCGGCGGCCCACCCTGAACAGGACTTCGAGTGGACGGCGAACAACGTTCGCGGGGCCTACGACCTTCAACAGAATTTGTACGGCATGGCGGCCGCGTTCGTCGAGGAAGGCGACACGCGCGTCGAACGTGAGCCACACGACGAGTACGTCAGCCGGGAGATCGACCGAACAATCGCCGCCGTCACCGAAGAGTACGACCGATTCCGGTTCCACCGGGCCGCGACGGAGATACAGGAACTCGCTCGACTTCTCCGCCGGTACAGGGCCTACGACCAACCACACGATGAGTGCTACCGACGCGGGCTACTCGCACTCGCCGCGTTGATCGCACCGATGGCCCCCCACCTCGGCGAGGAGTGCTGGAACAAACTCCGAGGTGACGGACTCGTCGTCGAGGCCGACTGGCCGACGCCAGAACACGACCTCGAGAACTACCGACTCGAGCGACGCCTCGTCGACACGACGCTGGCCGACGTGCGAGATATCGTCGAGACGGCGGCGATCGACGATCCTGAGCGGATCGAACTCGTCGCCGCACAGGAGTGGAAGTACGATGTCACGCGCGCGCTCGAAGACCACGTCGACGCCGCCGGTGCGAACGTAGAGCCGACATCGATGATCGACGCCGTCCTCGACGGTGACACCGTCGCGGAACTCTCGGTCGATCGCGAGCGCGTTGCCACGTTCCTTTCAGCGCAGGCGACGCGGGGCGAGCAACGAGACGACGAGCCCTCGCTTCCAGCGACCGAGGAGCGAGCGATACTCGAGCGAAGTTCGTGGCTCGTCACCGACGAGTTCGATGCGTCCGTCGTCGTCCGTCAAGCAAAGGCGGACGACGAGTTGGCCACGCGGGCGCGACCGGGCAAGCCTGCGATTCGAATCGAGTGA
- the glmS gene encoding glutamine--fructose-6-phosphate transaminase (isomerizing) — MCGIIARIGHGNAAETLLSGLENLEYRGYDSAGIAVQNGSGVKIHKCSGEVSDLKSSLESRPHGNMGIGHTRWSTHGPPTDENAHPHTDTAGDVAVVHNGVIDNYDELRTELQAKGHEFESETDTEVIPHLIDDYREETGDSETAVRRAVETLEGSYAIAAIVDGEEAVYAARKGSPLVLGLDEEEWFLASDVPAFLDYTDEVIYLEDGDLVVLEPDSYQITDLGGETVERSIDTVDWDPEDAGKGEYDHYMLKEINSQPTTLANTIEGRVQDGDVVFEDLPEGTFADVETVQFVACGTSYHAAMYADQLLRSAGIRTDVVRASEYDSMSGPVDENTLVVAVTQSGETADTLDAVRTASANGARSLAVTNVVGSTAARETDDAVYIRAGPEVGVAATKTFSSQAVTLALLSQQLAADIPDVSPPEDSDVMLESLDALPGHLETVLEKSNAESLASELIDSQSFFFIGNGLGHPVALEGALKFKEITYEHAEGFASGELKHGPLALVTPETPVFAVATGSDSKTKTNAIEAQTRGAPIVAVSPDDNPLVDVAEDHLSIPDTHPVWAGLLANVQLQLLSYYAADELGRSIDKPRNLAKSVTVE, encoded by the coding sequence ATGTGCGGAATTATCGCACGCATTGGGCACGGAAACGCAGCAGAGACGCTGCTTTCCGGCCTCGAAAACCTCGAGTATCGCGGCTACGACTCGGCGGGAATCGCGGTTCAGAACGGCTCCGGCGTCAAGATCCACAAGTGCTCGGGTGAGGTCTCTGATCTCAAATCCTCCCTCGAGTCACGACCCCACGGCAACATGGGAATCGGACACACGCGCTGGAGTACCCACGGTCCGCCGACGGACGAGAACGCACACCCACACACGGACACGGCAGGTGACGTCGCGGTCGTCCACAACGGCGTCATCGACAACTACGACGAACTCCGCACAGAGCTCCAGGCCAAGGGCCACGAGTTCGAAAGCGAGACCGACACCGAGGTAATTCCACACCTCATCGACGACTACCGCGAAGAGACTGGCGACAGCGAAACGGCAGTCCGTCGCGCCGTCGAAACGCTCGAGGGGAGCTACGCGATCGCCGCGATCGTCGACGGCGAAGAAGCGGTGTACGCCGCGCGGAAAGGCTCGCCGCTCGTCCTCGGTCTCGACGAAGAGGAGTGGTTCCTCGCGAGTGACGTCCCCGCGTTCCTCGATTACACCGACGAAGTCATCTATCTCGAAGACGGCGACCTCGTCGTGCTCGAGCCGGATTCCTATCAGATCACCGACCTCGGTGGCGAGACGGTCGAACGATCGATCGACACCGTCGATTGGGACCCCGAAGACGCCGGGAAAGGCGAGTACGACCACTACATGCTCAAGGAGATCAACAGCCAGCCGACGACCCTCGCGAACACGATCGAGGGGCGGGTCCAAGACGGTGACGTCGTCTTCGAGGATCTCCCAGAGGGAACGTTTGCAGACGTCGAAACAGTTCAATTCGTCGCCTGTGGGACCTCCTATCACGCGGCGATGTACGCAGACCAGTTGCTGCGGTCGGCTGGTATCAGAACGGACGTCGTCCGCGCGAGCGAGTACGACTCGATGTCCGGACCCGTAGACGAGAACACGCTCGTCGTCGCGGTCACCCAAAGTGGCGAGACGGCAGACACGCTCGACGCCGTCCGAACGGCGAGTGCGAACGGCGCGCGGTCGCTCGCCGTCACCAACGTCGTCGGTTCGACGGCCGCTCGAGAGACTGACGACGCCGTCTACATCCGTGCCGGCCCGGAAGTCGGCGTCGCCGCGACGAAGACGTTCTCCTCGCAGGCGGTAACCCTCGCGTTGCTCTCCCAGCAACTCGCGGCCGACATTCCCGATGTCAGTCCTCCCGAGGACAGCGATGTGATGCTCGAGTCACTCGACGCGCTCCCGGGACACCTCGAGACGGTCCTCGAGAAATCGAACGCCGAGTCGCTCGCGTCGGAACTGATCGACAGCCAGTCGTTTTTCTTCATCGGCAACGGACTCGGTCACCCGGTCGCACTCGAGGGCGCGCTCAAGTTCAAGGAAATCACGTACGAACACGCCGAAGGGTTCGCTTCCGGCGAACTCAAACACGGTCCGCTCGCACTCGTGACGCCGGAGACTCCCGTCTTCGCGGTCGCGACGGGTTCCGACAGTAAGACGAAGACGAACGCGATTGAGGCCCAGACGCGTGGCGCACCGATCGTCGCCGTGAGCCCGGACGATAACCCACTCGTCGACGTTGCTGAGGACCACCTCTCGATTCCGGACACGCACCCCGTCTGGGCTGGCCTCCTCGCGAACGTGCAACTTCAGTTGCTCTCGTACTACGCGGCGGACGAACTCGGCCGGTCGATCGACAAGCCACGGAATCTGGCGAAGAGCGTGACGGTCGAATGA
- a CDS encoding helix-turn-helix transcriptional regulator: protein MVGIRLREIISRRDVDLASNSLLAESTTDSKASARSPTDDQQPYEQYLSPETPVELLSDKGEVVRLLVANHGRIRQHQIAEETGWSKSKVSRICSQMHTDGTIEKTSVGRENVITLADQSPDSESHTSDPTSPLQ, encoded by the coding sequence TTGGTTGGCATACGCCTGCGCGAAATCATTTCGAGACGCGACGTCGATCTCGCGTCGAATTCGCTACTGGCGGAGTCAACCACCGACTCAAAAGCTAGCGCACGCTCACCCACCGACGACCAACAACCCTACGAACAGTACCTCTCGCCGGAAACACCGGTCGAGCTCTTGAGCGACAAGGGTGAAGTGGTTCGCCTGCTCGTCGCGAACCACGGTCGTATTCGACAACATCAGATCGCAGAAGAAACCGGCTGGTCGAAATCGAAGGTCAGTCGTATCTGCTCACAGATGCACACTGACGGCACGATCGAGAAGACATCAGTCGGCCGAGAGAACGTCATTACCCTGGCCGATCAATCGCCAGACTCGGAGTCACACACCAGCGATCCGACGAGTCCGCTTCAGTAA
- a CDS encoding nucleotide sugar dehydrogenase, with protein MTTTLSDTETRADERDHDRFSLSSSDGNTPLEHVDERDVREATICVVGLGYVGLPLAVGFAQSNYRVIGYDVDESTVEKLQNGVDTTGDLSSEAVADDDITYTTDDTEIAEADYVIIAVPTPIDDGDRPDLQYVESAAATVGSKLTVGTTVILESTVYPGTTRDVLVPELESASDLTAGEEFFVGYSPERATPGDSKHGLADVVKVVSGQNETILNDVATLYESVVDAGVHRAASIEVAEASKVVENTQRDLNIAFVNELSMALERMDVDSQAVLDAAGTKWNFHDYKPGLVGGHCIPVDPYFLAYRSAQEGFDPALMRTGRKVNESVSNHVADLTIKALNQCHKTLRDSRVLVLGLSYKPDVGDIRSSKVADVVENLREYDVDIEGYDPHADHEAVSEVFDLHVQDDLSFDGIDAVIFATPHAEFESLELEQMAAELGENPALIDVTGTFDEDEAHAAGFVYRRL; from the coding sequence ATGACTACGACACTCAGCGACACCGAAACGCGAGCGGACGAACGAGACCACGATCGATTTTCCCTCTCCTCGAGCGACGGGAACACGCCACTCGAGCACGTCGACGAGCGTGACGTCCGAGAGGCGACGATCTGTGTCGTCGGCCTCGGATACGTTGGCTTGCCACTCGCCGTTGGCTTCGCACAGTCGAACTATCGCGTCATCGGCTACGACGTCGACGAATCGACGGTCGAAAAGCTCCAAAACGGTGTCGACACGACCGGCGATCTCTCTTCCGAGGCAGTTGCGGACGACGACATTACGTACACGACTGACGACACCGAGATCGCCGAGGCGGATTACGTTATCATCGCCGTCCCGACGCCGATCGACGACGGCGACCGACCCGACTTACAGTACGTCGAGAGCGCGGCAGCGACCGTCGGCTCGAAACTCACGGTCGGGACGACCGTCATCCTCGAGTCGACCGTCTATCCGGGAACCACGCGCGACGTGCTCGTCCCGGAACTCGAGTCAGCCTCCGACCTCACCGCTGGCGAGGAATTCTTCGTCGGCTACTCGCCGGAACGGGCGACGCCAGGTGACTCCAAACACGGGCTCGCGGACGTCGTAAAGGTCGTCAGCGGTCAAAACGAGACGATTCTAAATGACGTCGCGACGCTGTACGAATCGGTCGTCGACGCCGGCGTGCACCGAGCCGCGTCGATCGAAGTCGCCGAGGCCTCCAAGGTCGTCGAGAACACCCAGCGGGACCTCAACATCGCGTTCGTCAACGAACTCTCGATGGCACTCGAGCGCATGGACGTCGACTCACAGGCAGTCCTCGACGCGGCGGGAACCAAGTGGAACTTCCACGATTACAAGCCCGGATTGGTGGGTGGTCACTGTATCCCGGTCGACCCGTACTTCCTCGCGTATCGCTCGGCCCAGGAAGGGTTCGACCCTGCCCTCATGCGCACGGGGCGGAAAGTAAACGAGTCGGTGTCGAACCACGTCGCCGACCTGACGATCAAAGCGCTCAATCAGTGTCACAAGACCCTCCGCGACAGTCGCGTGCTGGTACTCGGCCTTTCATACAAACCGGACGTCGGTGACATTCGCAGCTCGAAAGTCGCCGACGTCGTCGAGAATCTCCGCGAGTACGACGTGGATATCGAGGGCTACGACCCACACGCCGATCACGAAGCGGTCAGCGAGGTGTTCGACCTGCACGTCCAGGACGACCTCTCGTTCGACGGAATCGACGCCGTCATCTTCGCGACCCCACACGCCGAGTTCGAATCGCTCGAGCTCGAGCAGATGGCCGCCGAACTGGGGGAGAACCCCGCACTTATCGACGTGACGGGGACGTTCGACGAAGACGAAGCACACGCAGCAGGATTCGTTTATCGGAGGTTGTAA
- a CDS encoding DUF354 domain-containing protein, with protein sequence MRVVITIQHPGHVHFFRHPIAELEARGHDVHVFARESDVAIALLEAYDIDHEVLAGESDSLLSLAAVQATYESRLLARARRVDPDVITAIGGVAAAHVASVLRTKSVVFYDTEHATLITKLAYPFADVICTPSCYRDDLGAKQVRYPGYHELAYLHPDRFDPDPSVLESVGLDGDDEFAVVRLSSWEASHDVGHGGLSDPRAVVDRLEDAGLEVLLTAEGRPPADLESAQFSTPPDRLHDLLAHANLVVSEGATTATEAAVLGTPAVYANPLSLGYTAELESEYGLLFECTDENRQERTLESIDSILERDEETWDRRRTRMLDDRIDVTSFVVDRLERHARHRPIERPLTADSHYR encoded by the coding sequence ATGCGAGTCGTGATAACGATTCAACACCCTGGTCACGTCCACTTCTTCCGACACCCGATCGCGGAACTGGAAGCGCGGGGACACGATGTGCACGTCTTCGCGCGCGAAAGCGACGTGGCGATTGCGCTCCTCGAGGCGTACGACATCGACCACGAGGTGTTAGCCGGGGAGTCCGATTCGCTGCTCTCGCTCGCTGCGGTCCAGGCGACGTACGAAAGTCGACTCCTCGCTCGAGCGCGACGCGTCGATCCCGATGTGATCACGGCCATCGGTGGCGTCGCCGCCGCCCACGTCGCGTCGGTCTTGCGCACGAAGAGCGTCGTCTTCTACGATACGGAACACGCGACGCTGATCACGAAACTCGCGTACCCGTTCGCGGACGTGATCTGTACGCCGTCGTGTTACCGCGACGACCTCGGCGCGAAGCAGGTGCGCTACCCGGGCTATCACGAACTCGCGTACCTCCACCCCGACCGATTCGACCCCGACCCGTCCGTCCTCGAGTCTGTCGGCCTCGACGGCGACGACGAGTTCGCCGTCGTCCGCCTCAGCAGTTGGGAGGCGTCCCACGACGTCGGCCACGGCGGACTTTCGGATCCGCGAGCGGTCGTCGACCGTCTCGAGGACGCCGGGTTAGAAGTGCTCCTCACTGCGGAGGGACGTCCACCGGCAGACCTCGAGTCGGCGCAGTTCTCGACGCCGCCGGATCGACTCCACGACCTCCTCGCGCACGCGAACCTCGTGGTGAGCGAGGGCGCGACGACGGCGACCGAAGCGGCCGTCCTCGGCACGCCGGCCGTCTACGCGAACCCGCTCTCGCTCGGCTATACGGCCGAACTCGAGTCCGAGTACGGGTTGCTCTTCGAGTGTACCGACGAGAATCGACAGGAACGGACACTTGAGTCGATCGATTCGATCCTCGAGCGCGATGAGGAGACGTGGGACCGACGACGGACCCGCATGCTCGACGACAGAATCGACGTGACCTCGTTCGTCGTCGACCGACTCGAGCGCCACGCGCGCCATCGACCGATCGAACGACCCCTAACAGCCGACTCACACTACCGATGA
- a CDS encoding glycosyltransferase, translating to MKVLQLVTSPRPFFDQQVSALERRGVDCTVCAVPGAHSGDSGRSPADYVRYYPAIIDAIRSEDFDLVHANYGLVAPFALAQPTRPVVMTLWGSDLMSDKRWLRSISRVGARRSAATIVPSEPMSRELETEHELIPFGVDTATFQPIPQEDARERIGWESEDPIALFPYDRTRDVKDFERARRLVDAVEADLELRTVTGVDHDMMPYYMNASDALLVTSRRESGPMVVKEAAACRLPVISTDVGFVRETVADVSHCVVSDDDDRLRDGLESVATTRARSNGRAVVDGLGLESLGENLLGVYRRVLDRDEPSGTQAGVTHGV from the coding sequence ATGAAGGTCCTTCAATTGGTTACCTCCCCGCGGCCGTTTTTCGACCAGCAGGTATCGGCACTCGAACGCCGCGGCGTCGACTGTACCGTCTGTGCCGTTCCAGGGGCACACAGCGGCGACTCGGGCCGGTCGCCGGCGGATTACGTCCGCTACTATCCGGCTATTATCGATGCGATCAGATCAGAGGATTTTGACCTCGTGCACGCGAACTACGGGCTCGTCGCCCCGTTCGCACTCGCTCAGCCGACCCGCCCCGTCGTGATGACACTGTGGGGGTCTGACCTTATGAGCGACAAGCGGTGGCTTCGCTCGATCAGCCGCGTCGGCGCTCGCCGCTCGGCCGCGACGATCGTTCCGAGCGAACCGATGTCCCGCGAACTCGAGACCGAGCACGAACTGATTCCCTTCGGGGTGGATACAGCCACCTTCCAACCGATTCCACAGGAGGACGCACGCGAGCGGATCGGTTGGGAGAGCGAGGACCCGATTGCACTCTTTCCATACGACCGGACTCGAGACGTCAAGGACTTCGAGCGGGCCCGTCGGCTGGTCGACGCCGTCGAGGCCGACCTCGAGTTGCGGACAGTCACCGGTGTTGACCACGATATGATGCCATATTACATGAACGCGAGCGACGCGCTGTTGGTAACCTCGAGACGCGAGAGCGGCCCGATGGTCGTCAAAGAGGCCGCGGCGTGTCGGTTGCCAGTCATCTCGACCGACGTCGGCTTCGTCCGGGAGACCGTCGCGGACGTCAGTCACTGCGTCGTCAGCGACGACGACGACCGACTCCGGGACGGCCTCGAGTCCGTCGCGACGACCCGCGCTCGCTCTAACGGCCGAGCGGTCGTCGACGGATTAGGACTCGAGTCACTCGGCGAGAATCTACTGGGGGTGTACCGACGCGTACTCGATCGCGACGAGCCGTCGGGAACGCAGGCGGGGGTCACCCATGGCGTTTAA
- a CDS encoding DUF2206 domain-containing protein, producing MAFNTLSELRPLRIDTVAAIVGLALALIMLPLRFFASQIYLNTVPIVLGTACLLYLVALYQGESESELPTLPSGVAMALPSFVLIGLSALVGLTVIQGQRTTVFFGLASVVGTLVLGQILFVHERDLHPGLMLFQILAFAFVFRFTALYATPGYIGIDIWTHAELTQDILEAQSVSGIDHDKHYASPFYHLLAASSSILFDLPLRSAIYLSVGVVMPLSVLLVYATTNLLTTTRWAIFATALFAFASHVTQWGLHLIPTSLGLVFFLGMLYALVRVMRIEYTLRDFALLVLFSVAVILTHQVSTFIMLVLLLSAFLAQLVFEIDPLGLTRVDTSVFRTKKPVNLIGLVVFNFGLTIFMWSLTPYREQSFLATVLGFFTETLEESAGFLNIASDTGDDDAEAAEAATTLLDQVLPYIDTLGFLFLLGATFVGCLYVVHRRRAEQSVFTLLLASAIMLVFVLLLPMFGIRNFIPTRWFAFLFAPMAILAAIGLRMLVGSLDRRVVVSVLLVFVLVYPGAMIFAAESNVDQPVFDENHEQLAYNEAELAAVDSIGELTGAPNGSEIREDQRLYTDHPYQTVIYRTGAYAETGTQTAMVPDDGAAEHDYTVYRSAQSDAATHFEDENEDRRVKQISEGQLCGPNQGTVYTNGDVTMCTPGPNS from the coding sequence ATGGCGTTTAACACCTTATCCGAACTCCGTCCGCTGCGGATCGATACCGTCGCCGCAATCGTCGGACTCGCCCTCGCGTTGATTATGCTTCCACTGCGGTTTTTCGCCTCGCAGATCTATCTCAACACCGTCCCGATCGTTCTGGGGACGGCGTGTCTCCTCTATCTCGTCGCGCTCTATCAGGGAGAGTCGGAGTCGGAACTACCGACGTTGCCTTCGGGTGTGGCGATGGCGCTGCCGAGTTTCGTCCTGATCGGTCTCTCGGCACTCGTGGGACTGACGGTGATTCAGGGCCAGCGAACGACGGTGTTTTTCGGCCTGGCGAGCGTCGTCGGGACGCTCGTCCTCGGTCAGATACTCTTCGTCCACGAGCGCGACCTTCACCCCGGACTCATGCTGTTTCAGATCTTGGCTTTCGCGTTCGTCTTCCGATTTACCGCGCTTTACGCAACGCCGGGATACATCGGAATCGACATCTGGACGCACGCCGAGTTGACCCAGGACATTCTCGAGGCCCAATCCGTCAGTGGTATCGACCACGACAAACACTACGCGTCGCCGTTCTACCACCTGTTGGCTGCCTCGTCCTCGATCCTGTTCGACCTCCCGCTTCGGAGCGCGATCTACCTCTCCGTCGGCGTCGTGATGCCACTGTCGGTGTTACTCGTCTACGCGACGACGAACCTGCTGACGACGACGCGGTGGGCAATCTTCGCGACGGCGCTCTTTGCCTTCGCGAGTCACGTCACCCAGTGGGGACTGCACCTGATCCCGACGAGTCTCGGCCTCGTCTTCTTCCTCGGCATGTTGTACGCCCTCGTCAGGGTGATGCGAATCGAGTACACACTTCGAGACTTCGCACTCTTAGTCCTGTTTAGCGTCGCCGTCATCCTGACCCATCAGGTGTCGACGTTCATCATGCTCGTGCTCTTGTTGTCTGCATTCCTCGCCCAGCTCGTCTTCGAGATCGATCCGCTCGGTCTGACTCGAGTCGACACGAGCGTCTTCCGGACGAAGAAGCCGGTCAACCTGATCGGGCTCGTCGTCTTCAACTTCGGGCTCACGATCTTCATGTGGTCGCTGACGCCCTATCGCGAGCAGTCGTTCCTCGCGACGGTGCTCGGATTCTTCACCGAGACGCTCGAGGAAAGTGCCGGTTTTCTCAACATCGCGAGCGACACCGGCGACGACGACGCCGAGGCGGCAGAAGCGGCGACGACGTTGCTCGATCAGGTTCTTCCCTACATCGATACGCTCGGCTTCCTCTTCTTGCTCGGGGCCACGTTCGTCGGGTGTCTGTACGTCGTCCACCGGCGCAGAGCCGAACAGTCGGTGTTCACGCTCTTGCTCGCGTCGGCGATCATGCTGGTGTTCGTCCTGCTCTTGCCGATGTTCGGCATTCGAAACTTCATCCCGACGCGATGGTTCGCGTTCCTCTTTGCACCAATGGCGATTCTCGCAGCGATCGGCCTTCGGATGCTCGTCGGGAGCCTCGATAGACGAGTCGTCGTCTCCGTCCTCCTCGTGTTCGTCCTCGTCTACCCCGGCGCGATGATCTTTGCAGCCGAGAGTAACGTCGACCAACCAGTGTTCGACGAGAATCACGAACAACTGGCCTACAACGAAGCCGAACTCGCCGCAGTCGACAGTATCGGCGAGTTGACGGGCGCGCCTAACGGCAGTGAGATTCGTGAAGACCAGCGGCTGTACACGGATCATCCGTATCAGACGGTGATCTATCGGACCGGAGCTTATGCTGAGACCGGGACACAGACCGCAATGGTGCCCGACGACGGCGCTGCCGAGCACGACTACACCGTCTACCGATCGGCTCAATCAGATGCGGCGACACACTTCGAAGACGAGAACGAAGACCGACGCGTCAAACAAATCTCCGAAGGCCAACTCTGTGGACCGAATCAGGGAACGGTGTACACGAACGGCGACGTAACGATGTGCACGCCCGGTCCGAACTCGTAG